One Aspergillus oryzae RIB40 DNA, chromosome 2 genomic window carries:
- a CDS encoding OSBP family protein (oxysterol-binding protein) gives MSSSKDAIPASSKGSWSSFLKSIASFNGDLSSLTAPPFILSSTSLTEYSAYWAEHPNLFVAPATEADPEKRALAVLKWFISTLHQQYCTRSEKLGSEKKPLNPFLGELFLGKWNTDENVGETSLISEQVRRLTGVSHHPPATAYAIRNEKHGVELQGYNAQKASFSSTIQIKQIGHALLTVTPPNADKNDPAQKEQYLITLPSLHIESLIYGTPFVELEKTTRIVSSTGYVAKIDYSGKGWLSGKKNTFNAILYKESEGEKKPLYTVDGQWSDKFTIKNARTKDEVETYVVKDNKTTPLQLAPLEDQDLYESRRAWQDVASGIERGDMDAVSVAKSKIENAQRELRRVEKSEGREWERRFFNRVDENEDQGLLQLARKAGLTSLESDKTGGVWRFNPASADGAKPPYHKTGGEGLGVSA, from the exons ATGAGTTCCAGCAAGGATGCAATCCCCGCCAGCAGCAAAGGCTCCTGGTCAAGTTTCCTCAAG TCTATCGCCTCTTTCAACGGCGACCTATCTTCCTTGACCGCTCCACCTTTTATCCTTTCCTCCACTTCCCTGACCGAGTACTCCGCCTACTGGGCTGAGCATCCGAACCTTTTCGTGGCCCCAGCTACAGAAGCGGACCCCGAGAAAAGAGCCCTGGCTGTTCTGAAATGGTTCATCAGTACCCTGCACCAGCAATATTGTACCCGTAGCGAGAAACTGGGTAGTGAGAAGAAGCCCCTGAACCCCTTCCTGGGAGAGCTCTTCCTGGGCAAGTGGAACACTGACGAGAATGTCGGGGAAACCTCATTGATCAGTGAACAAGTCAG GAGACTGACTGGAGTCAGCCACCATCCCCCAGCAACCGCCTACGCAATTCGGAATGAGAAACATGGGGTAGAA TTACAAGGATACAACGCCCAGAAGGCCTCCTTTTCAAGCACCATCCAAATCAAGCAGATCGGACATGCCCTCCTGACCGTCACCCCACCCAACGCGGACAAGAACGACCCGGCCCAGAAGGAACAGTACCTTATCACACTTCCAAGTTTGCACATCGAATCCTTGATTTATGGAACTCCGTTCGTAGAACTGGAAAAAACGACACGGATTGTTAGCAGCACCGGCTACGTGGCCAAGATCGACTACTCCGGTAAAGGCTGGCTaagtggaaagaagaacacctTTAACGCCATCTTGTATAAGGAGAgcgaaggagagaagaagcctttGTACACTGTCGATGGGCAGTGGTCGGATAAGTTCACCATCAAGAATGCCCGAACCAAGGATGAAGTGGAGACGTACGTGGTTAAGGATAACAAGACCACTCCCCTCCAGTTGGCCCCACTGGAGGATCAAGACCTTTACGAAAGTCGGCGTGCCTGGCAGGACGTGGCTTCGGGCATCGAGCGGGGCGACATGGACGCCGTGTCTGTGGCCAAGTCGAAGATTGAGAACGCCCAACGCGAGCTTCGCAGGGTTGAAAAGTCCGAGGGTCGGGAATGGGAGCGCCGCTTCTTCAACCGCGTAGACGAGAATGAGGATCAGGGGCTCTTACAACTTGCGAGAAAGGCCGGCCTTACATCGCTCGAAAGCGACAAAACTGGTGGGGTGTGGCGCTTCAACCCAGCAAGCGCAGATGGTGCGAAGCCGCCGTATCACAAGACCGGTGGCGAAGGCTTGGGGGTCTCTGCATAA
- a CDS encoding putative MFS transporter (synaptic vesicle transporter SVOP and related transporters (major facilitator superfamily)), producing MSDRSSLNSATTQIATEEHLALREDFGQPPGTPNTLVPVQSKQGPDLQKEAVADDDDFEEADAEQYKRFSPARKIIIVSILSYCAFLAPISSTAILAAVPEISKTFNTTGDIINASNALYLTSMGVASLVWGPLSQVWGRRPIFVVSGVLFFIFTIATALSPNLPAYFVFRILTAFQGTSFLVVGSSAIGDVYEPRSRASAMVWLLSGSMTGPAAGPFLGGVIVTFRSWRVIFWLLSAMSGFSALMLIFLFPETIHSKTDGDLAGKSLPEKSKLLWQRVSPVRVITLTFSYPNILITGLAAGALVWNQYALLTPIRYILNPRFHLNSPIECGLFYLAPGAGYLAGTFVGGRWADYFVRKYIKRRNGLRIPEDRLRSCLAFVCVVAPGCILVYGWTLDQEVGGIPVPVIAMFLQGVAQLFCFPSINTYCLDVMHDKGRSAEVIAGNYLFRYVFAALGTGVVLPATKAMGVGWFNTVSALFLVIAGALVWLTAEYGPKWREAIDSNYEQKQTRAKEAPCENV from the exons ATGTCGGACAGATCGTCTCTCAATTCTGCTACCACTCAAATTGCCACAGAGGAGCATCTAGCTCTTCGGGAAGACTTCGGACAACCCCCTGGCACCCCCAATACGCTTGTTCCTGTGCAATCTAAACAAGGCCCTGATTTGCAGAAAGAGGCTGTtgcagacgatgatgactttgaagaagcagatgcagaACAATATAAACGGTTCTCACCCGCACGAAAAATTATCATTGTTTCTATCCTTTCGTACTGTGCCTTTCTTGCTCCTATCTCGTCAACAGCCATCCTGGCCGCAGTCCCAGAGATATCCAAGACCTTTAACACGACGGGGGATATAATTAATGCTAGCAATGCACTTTATTTGACGTCCATGGGAGTCGCCTCTCTAGTTTGGGGTCCTCTTAGTCAGGTTTGGGGCCGTCGCCCT ATCTTTGTCGTAAGCGGcgttctctttttcatttttacGATTGCCACGGCCCTGTCTCCAAATCTTCCTGCCTACTTCGTCTTCCGTATCCTCACTGCTTTCCAAGGGACATCCTTCCTTGTTGTCGGTAGCTCCGCCATTGGAGATGTGTATGAGCCTCGTAGCCGAGCATCAGCAATGGTGTGGCTTCTGTCAGGAAGCATGACTGGACCTGCGGCTGGCCCTTTCCTCGGA GGTGTCATTGTGACCTTCCGATCATGGAGGGTAATCTTCTGGCTTTTGTCTGCGATGAGCGGGTTTTCCGCCTTGATgctcatctttctcttccctgagACGATACACTCTAAAACTGATGGTGATCTAGCCGGGAAGAGTCTTCCCGAAAAGAGCAAGCTACTTTGGCAGCGTGTGTCGCCTGTTCGTGTGATAACCCTGACCTTCTCATACCCaaacatcctcatcaccggtCTAGCCGCCGGTGCCCTAGTCTGGAACCAATACGCTCTTTTAACTCCCATTCGTTACATCCTCAACCCTCGTTTTCACCTAAACAGCCCCATTGAATGCGGTCTCTTCTACCTTGCTCCAGGAGCTGGCTACTTGGCTGGCACCTTCGTCGGCGGTCGCTGGGCCGATTACTTTGTTCGAAAATACATCAAACGTCGCAACGGCCTCCGAATCCCAGAGGACCGGCTGCGCTCTTGCCTAGCATTCGTGTGCGTTGTCGCCCCGGGTTGCATCCTCGTCTATGGCTGGACACTCGACCAGGAAGTCGGCGGCATCCCCGTCCCCGTTATCGCCATGTTCCTACAGGGCGTCGCACAATTATTCTGTTTCCCAAGTATCAACACCTATTGCCTTGACGTGATGCACGATAAGGGCCGCAGTGCCGAGGTCATCGCGGGCAACTACCTCTTCCGGTATGTTTTTGCCGCATTAGGCACCGGCGTCGTCTTACCAGCCACCAAGGCAATGGGTGTGGGCTGGTTCAACACAGTTTCGGCTTTGTTTCTGGTCATTGCTGGGGCCTTGGTATGGCTAACGGCTGAATACGGCCCTAAGTGGCGCGAAGCCATCGATTCCAATTATGAGCAGAAACAAACGCGAGCAAAAGAAGCACCTTGCGAAAATGTATAG